Proteins from one Hyalangium ruber genomic window:
- a CDS encoding peroxiredoxin, whose amino-acid sequence MLKPGDMAPNFTVKDHTGRTHTLSEYRGKTVILWFYPKADTPGCTAEGCGFRDHKPKYQEKSAEILGISFDTAEENKAFAEKFGFNFPLLCDTERTVGMAYGACDDAKAPNARRVGVIVGPDGLVKAYYPKVDARAFPQQALSEV is encoded by the coding sequence ATGCTCAAGCCTGGAGACATGGCCCCGAACTTCACGGTGAAGGACCACACCGGTCGGACGCACACGCTGTCCGAGTACCGGGGCAAGACCGTGATTCTCTGGTTCTACCCGAAGGCGGACACCCCGGGCTGCACGGCCGAGGGGTGCGGCTTCCGCGACCACAAGCCGAAGTACCAGGAGAAGTCCGCGGAGATCCTCGGCATCAGCTTCGACACGGCCGAGGAGAACAAGGCCTTCGCCGAGAAGTTCGGGTTCAACTTCCCCCTGCTGTGCGACACCGAGCGCACGGTGGGGATGGCCTACGGCGCTTGTGACGACGCCAAGGCGCCCAACGCGCGCCGGGTGGGGGTCATCGTCGGCCCGGACGGGCTGGTGAAGGCGTACTACCCGAAGGTGGACGCGCGCGCCTTCCCCCAGCAGGCGCTCTCGGAGGTCTGA
- a CDS encoding DUF1223 domain-containing protein yields the protein MHAVLLALPMLLTAATPRTPVLVELFTSEGCSSCPSADDSLARLAQKQPVEGAELIALGFHVDYWDSLGWKDPYAAPEYGARQRRYVLDGDENRVYTPQMVVDGERTFVGNEEEARAQAAAAAKRPKVPLNLTARVEGSAVVVRVRTETAPAEGLELWAALAEDGLSSEVKRGENAGRKLVHAAVVRTLASLPAPKAAEGSFVSEARLKLAPGWKREKLRAVVVLQAPGGAVRGAAAVELAQR from the coding sequence ATGCACGCCGTCCTCCTCGCCCTGCCCATGCTCCTCACCGCCGCCACGCCGCGCACCCCTGTCCTGGTGGAGCTGTTCACCTCCGAGGGCTGCTCGAGCTGTCCCTCCGCGGATGACTCCCTGGCGCGGCTGGCCCAGAAGCAGCCCGTGGAGGGCGCCGAGCTCATCGCGCTTGGGTTCCACGTGGACTACTGGGACTCCCTCGGGTGGAAGGACCCCTACGCCGCGCCCGAGTACGGCGCCCGCCAGCGCCGCTACGTGCTCGATGGGGACGAGAACCGCGTCTACACCCCGCAAATGGTGGTGGACGGCGAGCGCACCTTCGTCGGCAACGAGGAGGAGGCCCGCGCCCAGGCCGCCGCCGCCGCCAAGCGCCCCAAGGTTCCCCTGAACCTCACCGCGCGCGTGGAGGGCAGCGCGGTGGTGGTGCGCGTGCGAACGGAGACGGCCCCCGCCGAGGGCCTGGAGCTGTGGGCGGCGCTGGCCGAGGACGGGCTCTCCTCGGAGGTGAAGCGGGGGGAGAACGCCGGGCGGAAGCTGGTACACGCGGCGGTGGTGCGCACCCTGGCGAGCCTGCCCGCGCCCAAGGCGGCGGAGGGCAGCTTCGTCTCCGAGGCACGGCTGAAGCTCGCGCCGGGCTGGAAGCGGGAGAAGCTGCGCGCGGTGGTGGTGCTACAGGCGCCCGGCGGCGCGGTGCGCGGCGCGGCGGCGGTGGAGCTGGCGCAGCGCTGA
- a CDS encoding RNA polymerase sigma factor, with protein sequence MKPEAGLPRTGQASARSGAEESDEELMARFCQGEAGAFDALFQRYSRPVHGYLTRLTGSPSAAEDLVQLTFLSLVRARGRFQPGARVKPWLYAIATNAARDNQRRNKRPEELTEEGELPATVAADSPGPRDTGLERTVQRALEMLPEGQRVPIVLHRFEGMSFAEIAESMGLTESAVKVRAHRGYARLRELLAGLREETSS encoded by the coding sequence GTGAAACCTGAAGCCGGCCTCCCGCGTACAGGACAGGCCTCGGCGCGCAGCGGCGCCGAGGAGTCCGACGAGGAGTTGATGGCCAGGTTCTGCCAGGGAGAGGCGGGAGCGTTCGACGCGCTGTTCCAGCGCTATTCGCGCCCGGTCCACGGCTACCTGACGCGGCTCACGGGAAGCCCCTCGGCGGCCGAGGACCTGGTGCAGCTCACCTTCCTGTCCCTGGTGCGCGCCCGTGGGCGCTTCCAGCCGGGCGCCCGGGTGAAGCCGTGGCTGTACGCCATCGCCACCAACGCCGCCCGCGACAACCAGCGCCGCAACAAGCGCCCGGAGGAGCTCACCGAGGAGGGAGAGCTGCCCGCCACCGTCGCCGCCGACTCGCCCGGCCCCCGGGACACGGGCCTGGAGCGCACGGTGCAGCGCGCCCTGGAGATGCTGCCCGAGGGCCAGCGCGTCCCCATCGTCCTCCACCGCTTCGAGGGCATGAGCTTCGCGGAGATCGCCGAGTCCATGGGCCTGACGGAGTCAGCGGTGAAGGTGCGCGCCCACCGGGGCTATGCGCGGCTGCGCGAGCTGCTCGCGGGCCTGCGAGAGGAAACGAGCTCATGA
- a CDS encoding NrsF family protein: MSPECERVMDALGGPLPPELAAHAASCPDCRALTAGFGALEALPVAAPPAPAVSAPKLEAARTQALQELAAKPLPTPWWRELLVLLAVYAVVMVGGVFGLGRVGLVANMAPPMVVAGIALLLLALVGGGAFIAVSPSGRRTPWLFIGAVAVAVAIVQIVGGSGQPGLRGFLAGVIGCMKTEVLLSVPPLLITLVLLCRTAFQPVRAVAAGLSAAGVSLFVLHLHCSDGTASHLALGHVLPWLVLAGVALLLRAWLPTRSYAP; encoded by the coding sequence ATGAGCCCCGAGTGCGAACGCGTGATGGATGCCCTGGGAGGCCCGCTGCCGCCCGAGCTGGCCGCGCATGCCGCCTCGTGCCCGGACTGCCGCGCCCTCACCGCGGGCTTCGGCGCGCTCGAGGCCCTGCCGGTCGCCGCCCCGCCGGCGCCCGCGGTCTCGGCCCCGAAGCTCGAGGCGGCGCGCACCCAGGCCCTCCAGGAGTTGGCCGCCAAGCCCCTCCCCACGCCGTGGTGGCGCGAGCTGCTCGTGCTGCTGGCGGTGTATGCCGTGGTGATGGTGGGCGGCGTGTTCGGGCTGGGCCGCGTGGGGCTGGTGGCCAACATGGCCCCTCCGATGGTGGTGGCCGGCATCGCCTTGCTCCTGCTCGCGCTGGTGGGCGGCGGCGCGTTCATCGCCGTGTCTCCCTCGGGCCGGCGGACGCCCTGGCTGTTCATCGGCGCGGTCGCCGTGGCCGTGGCCATCGTCCAGATCGTCGGAGGCTCGGGTCAGCCAGGGCTGCGCGGCTTCCTCGCGGGTGTGATTGGGTGCATGAAGACGGAGGTGCTCTTGTCGGTGCCTCCCCTGCTCATCACCCTGGTGCTGCTGTGCCGCACCGCCTTCCAGCCCGTGCGCGCCGTGGCCGCCGGGCTGTCCGCGGCCGGAGTGAGCCTCTTCGTCCTGCACCTGCACTGCTCGGACGGCACCGCCTCGCACCTGGCGCTCGGCCATGTGCTGCCGTGGCTGGTGCTGGCCGGGGTGGCGCTGCTGCTTCGCGCGTGGCTGCCCACGCGCAGCTACGCCCCCTGA